The region aattgcTAAGTcgataatgaaaagaaaaataatattgtaattgaaaaaattatgttcaattaataaattataaaacaaaatgggcagagtttcatttatttctataacatatccaaaattcatatgtatttacaatttcaacataaacaaaaacataattattacatatattaacttataaaacatgttcaattaatatcataaaaaaaaattgggaagaGTTTCATCCGTATTTAGAGCATATCCCAAGTAATttacctataaattcacatcaaacaaaacatataacaaacaacatgcatgttctcaaccataagtcaccgcagcacacacataattcgcagaacctacttcactaagacacacatgttatcaaccttctgttatctccgcaacacacaatttgatctcagaacctacttcactacggatgaatatctaatatattcaaacttctCTAACAatagtttttaaatataaaaaaaaaattaattaagtagtaattattactcaccttcaaaattaatcttcaacaatttcaacacacctcacactcaaacaaatatatcctacaataaaaatttaaacattagtaaatatatggtaattgaattgatcctaaaataatatcattaacaaaaatatactttaaaaaaaccattacctaaataatatacaaaattatgtaagcaataatatttaatataaaaaattatgtaaacaacattattataaataaaataatacaaaaaataccctaaaactgaaatatacattaaaaaaatcaagttttagtgatcaatacatgttttaaacaatgaaaatgtcttctaatcctatttaaactttcaaaaatgttagaaaaaactttgaaaataaccatataaacatacattgtAACCCCCATTAAACTcactcaatatttcttcatttttaccctaaacttcaaaataaatcaagattaagtatatttacatgatttcaagctttaatatgcaagaaaatgaaaagaaaaaaacaaaaaaaaaatggacaaaatggAGCTTACCCGTGGCTGGGGACGGTGGTGGAGTGCGTCGTGTGCCTCTGTGAAAATGAAAAATGCCAATATGAGAGGGAAAAGTAGGGTCTAAGGCTGATGTAGGAGGAGGGaaggcttttctctgcggttttgggtataGAATCGCAGAGAAAAGCTttacacttttctccgcggttataGACCCAAAACCACGGAGAAAAGTGACCCACTTCAAACTTTTCACTGCAGTTTTTTTTTAACCGCAATAGAATAAGGTGCGgatattaaatataattttttttactcttTCAAACATTTTCTCTGcactttttatttattgttgaaaaaaaacTGCAAAGAAAGTCTATATTTATAGTAGTGTCGCTTAACAAAATAGGAAAACTAGGACTGTTAATATTGGTAAACGACGTTGGTGATCACATACCGCATGTATCCACGTTCACCATAATAAGTGCTTTCATGTTGGTTTGTTTAGTCAACGCAGAAATGTATGAAATGGTAAATGATACCAATGTACGTCTAGTTTTCCAAGTAGATTGCAGGTCTCGCTTAGAACCTCCCTTACCAACTACGTATTTTGGAAACTGTGTTACTCCAAATTATGTAGACGTAGATAAAGATAAATTATTGGAAGAAAAAAAACGGCTTTGTTGAGGCCGCACATACCTTTAGCAAAGCCATCAAAAGTTTGGAAAAGAAGGGATCAGATTTACAAATTTTAAATGGAGCCGAAAATTGGGTTTCTTCAAAGAAAGGTGGTGTtagtagtactactactactaagacTGAAGTAGTACGTAGAGTTCGATATGGCATCGTATGGTCACCACGTTTTGAGGTGTATGATATTGATTTTGGGTGGGAAGGCCAACTAAAGTGGACATAATTTCTGGAGGGATATGTTTATTAGACAGTAAaaatggagatgagtggaaaTTCTACTGTTTTGAAAAAACATTATATGGAAGCTTTCGCTTCTTTATTTGCTCAAGGTCTTCAATCTCTTGAATAAATTGGCTTCTTTCATTGCTCTAGATCTTCAatttcttaaataaatttgtaatTCTCAGTTTCTTATGTTTAAGTCGTGTCATAGTTCACAATTGTCGTTGTCATTTAAAATTTATTTGGCACTTATGTTTAGTGGTAATGTCATttacttttgatattttttttgttaattgtCTTTTTAGCTGTTGTTGTACTTGTAGTAGTTGTATGATTTGAATATTATATTCTGGTTTTcaatttattttagttaatttcACTTTGGCTTTTTTTCATTAAGGTTTTTAGAAAGGACGAGCCAGACAACTCCTGACCATGAGAATTGAATATTCAACACTCATAAAGATAGTTGGTTAGTTCTAGTCGTTCTTGGTTATTATGTTGATGGTGATGGTGGTAGTTGAAATGGTACGGTTCAACTATATTAACATTCAAAGTTATGCAGAGTTAATAGATAGAGTCAGTCCATTCCAATTAGTTTAATAACTTAATGCATTTCAGCGCAATTTATCCCTCAAAATCAGAAAATCAATACAAAAAAGTTTACATTTGGGGCCTATAGTCACCTACCATAAAAACTACAAAGCAAAAATCTTCATTTGCGCAAAGGCAATGGTATATCTAGGAGTTTCCTTTAATTTCTCGTGGTTCAGCACACATAAAAGTTCAGTTCTGAGAACTTACTCTTCACTAGTCAGTACTAATACAAAAACAGTGGATACAGAGAATAGTCATGGCTAATTCAAAAACAACGGGCAGCACAGTTGAATGGCCACTAACCGAGCCATTATGCGATCCCAAATAGATGATTAAGCTAAAGGCCGAGCTCAGCCGTGTTGAGTTCAAGCAGAATGGTTGAAGAGAGTGATATTGAAAATCTTCCTCGCAAGCTAACCAGATAGATAACACAAAGGCCTGCCTTGGTGAATGCTTGTGCAAGTTGACAGGACTCCGATGTAGAAGATCTTACACTCAAAAGTTGTATATAATATGGAAGCATTATAGCTGATTCTGACCATGTGGGTGGTGAATGTGTACTCGTACAGCACTCGCTTTATCGACTGCTTCACCTTGTTTTGGGGGCCATTGCCTCACCCCAGTTGATTGGAAACCAAGCTTTGGTgaatgctttggccaagttgaAAAGACTTAGATGCTAGGGATGATCCTTTGTCCTTCACGCCACAGAGGATCTTGGACTGTAAAGCTTATTATAGATGGCCAAGGCTAATCCTGTTTGGAGTTAAGCAAAGAATATGCTCAGGTGCCTAATAGCTTCGACTGTTTCACCAATTTGACAGGAAACTTGATGGTAAATTTTCCAAAAAGCTGTTGCTATGAAGAGAAGATTGGAGTTGGAGATGATATCTTCAAAGCAGCAAGTCAACAAAATAAGCCCAACCAGTTCTCAAATTCGTGTGTTTTCTTTTGGAACTCTTTCAGCTGTAAATCATTTTGAAAGCCTGTAATGCAATCGAGATATCAGTTTTCTTTGTGCGAAGacctcaaaataataataataataataataaacgagGCAAAAGAGGAATTTACGAATGGATACAAAATACATAATTGTCAGTCATATAGATCCAGATGGATTAAAAATGCAATGCGCAGTGTCGTTCAGAGTGAAAATTCGCAGTGCACAATTGTATCATAGTATACATGTTATATGCTGAAAAACAATAATGAAGGCGCGTTGGAATTGAATATACCACAAAGAGCTCCATATAACAAGACAGAATTAAAAGAATTTGCAAATACTATTTGTTGCACACCAAACAATCCCCACCCCATTGACGAACAGGCTTCTTTAAAACAATTGTTCAGATAATTTCAAGGACCCGATAATTACCCTTCTCACTTCTGAAATTCGATCATGATGAGGCCAGTTCCCTGTTGATCTTGCAAGGCTGCTTGCCAGCAGACCACAAAATGGCCCTCTCATTAACTGCACTAATTCTGGACATATAATTCAAACCAATCAGAAGCTCTGTGATTGCAGCTTCAGTTTTTGCCTGATTTGCATGGTAAAGGGTCAACACGAGAAGCACGTTTGTTTTTGCAACCTCATGCTGCTTCTCAATATTTCTCTCAGAATGCCACCTTATCATGTTATGAGCAAGTGGAGCTAGCCACTCCAATATCTGTAGCAGTGCCATATTCCATTCTGCTGCAAGGGCAGGACTGTAGACGGATGAACCCATTGTTTTGGCAAACAACTTAATCTTAGCCCTCAAAGAAGCTCTTACTGTTGTGGGTAACATATTGTACAGGTCATCTCTTGTGTCAGCACTAATCAGGTGAGGTGATGAAACTAGTTTCTCTATCAAAATGATAACATTCGCATAGTGAAGAGCCAAAGCAGCCTCCCCAAGAGTTGAAGCACGGACATTCAACAATTTACTCTTGGAATTGAACATGGCTAATTTCAAATAAACGTTGTTACTTGAAGAGAGAGGTCCCTTACTTTTAGTATTATTGGCAGTTTTCATATAAGTAGGGCTCAGCCTCATGGAACCACCAACTAAAGGCCTGCAGTTTTCAACTACAGGAGAATAAACTCCTCCAATCATGCAGCCACTAAAAGATCCTCGATGCCTCCtagattttgaattttgaagctttaTGCGTTGTGTCAATGACTGATGAGGATCTTGTTGCAACAAGTCACTCAATCTGTTCTTGCCCACATTTGCCACTTGCTTTGCAAAGGACCCCACGGGAGGTCCTGAAGAAAAGCCACAAACATTAGTCTCAGATGGATGAACAGAAGAATGCAGATGAGTTGAAAAGGAATGGGTGCGAAGAAGACAATCAGAACTTCTAGGTTCGCAGTTGTTTTTCCCTTCTGCAGAAGCCATTTGAATGACTCCAAAAACAAGTTTGAGTCTCTCTAAAATTGTAAAGAGAGATCTTGCCAGAAGCCGAACAATGTAATCATAAGTTCTAACAGATGGACACAAACCTCGTAGATTTTTCACTTCTTGACGCTGCCACATTACCTTCTGCTGGTACTCAAGCAATTTCACCCGATCTAACTGAGAATTTTTCTGCATTCTCCGCAGTGTTTGTTCAAGCTCCACCAAAACATCTTGCTCTTGGGATAGTTGCATAGTAACTGCAACAAACTTCTCAATTTTTTTCACTTTCTTCTCCATTTTCTTCCATCGATATGCCAAACCAAACCACTGAAAGTAAGTTTGAAAAGGGTCCTTAAAGAACTGTTCGAGGCGGTGATATAAAGGGTCTTTGCACCTCCGACCAAGCCTCACCACAGACTTTGAAAGACACCCAAAATTCTCAATTATCTCCTCCAGTGCTAGTTCAAAGAGGTAATTATCATCCTCGGATACAAGCATTTTAACcccaactgaatcttcaatttgTTCTCTCAACCTTTGAATCTCTTTATCACCCAAACAATGCCACAAATTAGCCACCTTTGACATCAAGCCAACAACTTCACACCCCAAAATTCCAATCACTGGTTCGGGATTCTCTGCAGAATTCTTCCATGGAAACCGCAAACCCACCATTTTTCTGGCCTAGGCAAGCGTATACACTACAGTGGCCAACAAATATATTTCCTACATCATTTTAACGAGCATAACAAAAATCGAACTGTTAGCTATATCATAATGCCAAAACATGTATACACAGACGCACATTTTTCAAATTTCTTCgaaatccaaaaaataaattaacaagcATCTCCATCATCAAAAGTATCAGTAATAGTAACTTACCCCAAATCTAGCTGATTCTCCGGACTTGGGCACGTACAGAAATGATCGAATTTAACAGCAAAAACACgaaaatatccaaatataactttcctgaaacagaaaaaaaaatcaacataacaCCTTAGAGAGTCTTCAACTCCAACAAAATCAAACTTAAGCTTAAGTTGACTAGAGAATAAAGTTGAAACTTTCTATCCATTTCTGAACAGTTTTCTCGTATAAATCAaacaagaaacaaaataaaaaaaccacCAAAAGTTCCGTAAAATAAGTCACAGATTTGTCAAGAAAACATAAAACACTCGAGAATCTTGAACTCGAACTAAAGTGAAAGGAGAATTGAGCTTAAGTTGACTAGCGAATTAAGCTAAAGTTCAAAATATATATACCCTTTTCTGGACATTTTTCTCAGAAATCAGACAAGAAATCAAAAACCCATTAAAGGTTTTTATAAGAGAAACAAAGATTCAGAAACGAAAAAGAAAAATTACCAATTTTAACCGGAGCTTGGATTCGAACCACGACACAATTCAACTAGACAAAAAAATTACAGAGAGCCTTCTTCAATCTGAAACCGTACTGTTCACATTGAGCTccggaagaagaagaagaagaagaagctgagCTCTGGACTGAGAATCAATGAACGACATTACCCGCGTGAAATAGCTCAGACAGAAATGGAAAACGACAAGGTGAATACAGAGCCATGAACCGGTCAAACCAAAGACAAAATACGTATATTTTCGAGTTTatgcttttttttatttttggatataacggttattatatatttatatcataacTTGTCTAAACTCGTCTGTGCGTGGATTAAAATTTGATATTGCCAAGGCACTTCATTTGCCTTGGatgaaaaataaacattgggaACTTAATACTTCACAAAGGAATAATAAGAGGGAATGTCAAGCCAAAGCTAGTGCTAGTGCTAGTGCTAGTGCTAGTAGTATTAGTCATGGGGTTCGTCTGTCTTTTCCTTGTGTTTAGATTATAGTGATGGGACCACGTGCTTGTCACGTGAGAAAAATTAATGTCCAACTGTCCTCATCCCCAAAGACAAGCAGAGTGATTGTAACATTTATATAGTGAGTGAGTTAGTTGTAAGCAATGAATTGGGTTTGACAAAATTGATCGAGTTTTTGCAACCGTTGGCTTTTGGGTATAGTTTagggttttttaatttttatttaatggaGACACCAAACCAAAGTAAAGAACTGTCATAAATGGGATTTTGGGTTGGGTGGGCTGCTGCTGCTGGTGATAATTGAAGAGGTTGTTATGCATTGGATTTGAGGCTAATGAGAAATGATAAATAAACGAATATAAATAATCAACCAATACATTGTATAAGCACACCACGTTTGAATACAAGTCTACTTATAATACTATTAACTTTTCTTTCATAaccatatgatatttttttttcctaACTTTTCTTGTCCATGATGTGGAATTATAGTATAGCATATTAGGTtaaagttctttttttttttcaaattactTGTCATTTAGGTGTGTAGAGAATGTAGAATTTGGATTGTCTTTTGAATATCTcattaaaaattgtttttttttattattttaacgAGTCGTGTTTTACCATGTGTGAGTATTATAGAATTTGGATACCTTTAGAATATCTCATTgacaaatttgttttttttttggtattataGATGATGCTCGCACAAGAGTGTTTATGTCATATAGTTAGGGTCAGTTTTGGACTAAGGTTAGTTAAACTCATGCCTCGAGTCTCCAAATTAAAAGACctcgtttttttttaaaatacaatttttttccTATGCAAAAAGGCTCCCAAATTTTCAAAAATAGTATTTTATATGTAATAGTTTATAACAAGGTCAATTCTTAAGTCCTTCGCATTCGCAGGGCTAAGTTCTTCAAtgtgagtgtttttttttttggtcatgTGTCATATTATgagatataaataaatatttttgtcaCTTGCTTTAACCGGTTATGAAAATCAGTTGACTAAAAATATTTAATGTaattgtaaaaagtaaaattccgtattttaatgttaccaattttatatttaattaaatgctGAATAAAAGGTTGGTACTAGAACAgatattctgtagctacagacagAGATTCTGTAACTACAGAAATACACAACAGAAGGataaaacagaaaaataaaataaaacacacagAGTTTTTTTACGTGGTGTCGATATCCTTTCGGATATTACTAGTCACGGGGGCACGCCTAGAGATAAGATCCATTAATAAAGTttctcaaaaatacaaaatatttgacttaagcaaagattagactccctctaattttatgccgcaagcttgatgtatttTCCACTTGATGAATGAACCTTGTTGAAACTTCAAGAACTCGAACTCCCTTCGATTTGCTTGAAGAGTGCTTGCTTCCTCTCGAGGCAAGACTAGGATGAACCTTCTCCCAAAGGTTTGCTCTTGTTCTTCTCTTTGTTGAATTGTTTCAATACACAAAACACATACAAAGACACAAAATAACATAGGTATAGACGAACCACCAACATCTACAAAATAAACACACTTTTTCTAAAGATGTAAAAGAATAGACCAAAGAGTTAACCTAGACAAGGCTGTTATAGTAAGTATTTATACACAAATATACTCACATAAGACAGTCTTTACTAGATCTGAACGCACAGAGCTCACTAGGAaatgtttccttaaataaatcaattatattGAATCATCCGAGATTTGAGGAAACAGACAGACTGTCTGTAGCTACAGATCAGTCCGTATCTGAGCTGACATTACAAGATCCTATCTTCGGTTTTAATGAGGATCAATCTAATCCTATCTGTTGAAATCTGGCCATAAGAATCAGATTGTCAAATGAAATGAGccatatataaaataaatcaacatttattatttgattcatatgttAAAAGCTAAGTATATTGTCAATTTTTCTATAAATTGGTATGATCAACTTTTTATATAATCAGAATATAAATGTTAAcagaataaaaatgaaataatcttCAATTGAATGCCAAGATTATAAGAAATAAATCAAAAAGTATTTTGTCAAATATAATTTTCCAAAAATAGAATTTataatctccccctttggcacttTGATTGAAAAAATATTTTGGATGTAAATACCCAAGAAGAATTCACAAAGAAGAAATGTTAGAAACAATGAGAGTATGCAATACTCCCCCTGCACATAAGAGTTACtaacacataaaacaaacaaacatgttaacttttaaagaaaaagttgaacacaacaactccccctgaaaatagggtccagagttggaactaacaacaaaaataaacactactccccctttttgtctatcaataggccaaagaaaaacaaaaaacaaaagacaagacgaaaaaaaaaacatagggtTCAACAAGACAAAAATACTAATCATGCAGCAAGAAACTTCTGAATTGAACTGAGGTGTTGAAGAATGTAAGCTTGGCCTTCCTCCAATTTACCCAAACGAGTGGTAACCCTGGCAATTTCTGTCCGAACAGATTGAAAAGTTGGAGCTACAGACAGTGATTCTGAATCTGTAGGAGAAGCAGCACGCATAGGTGGCAAAGATATTCCTTTAGGCTGCTTAGAAGATTCAAACTTCTCAGAGGGTTTGAAAGTCATTCTAGACACAGGGGGCTCTTTAGATTCAGTGTCCAAGATTAGCTCCTTCTGTGAATACAACAACTTATAGATCAAGTTAGGAAAAAGCAAATTTAATTTTATACGATTTCCCTTGCGCAAGGCCACAATCTGATCTAAAATTATGTCAGCTCGATCAATTTAAGTATCAGTTGTGAGCTTAAATAGCAAGAAAGCTAATTCTTGAGAGACCGCAACCATGTTGGAAGATGGCAATCAATTAGAAAGAGCAAACCTCTTTAGTGCAGCATGTTGATATGTGAGATGAGCAATATGGATAGTATCATGAGTATTCCAAGTAACAGTTTGTCCAATGATTTCAGACAAAACCACATCTTTGTCAACATGGCACCTCGGTGGACTCTACATCTACAGGAAGACTGAGTGCATCAGCAATATCTTGAACAGTAAAAGAATACCAATGACCTCTAACATAGACTTTCCCAAACATGAAAGAATTTTTGTCAAGAAATTCATCATTTAGATTAGCATAGAATTCTTTGACCACCCTATCAACATGACCAGTAAAGCCATTTATAATATTCATCCAACCCctctcttgaacaatttttagaaCCCCATAAACCCTATGAGCATCAATATCAAAAATTTTCTCAACAATGAATTTTCGAGAAGCGTAAAGACTCATATGCCTTTCATTGTCATTAAAGCAGAAAAAATGAGAATGTGGAGAAAAATCTTCGAGTTTACCAGACTTTCGAGCCTTTTCAGAGATAGGAGCAGAGGGAGGAATTTCTAGAGGTCGTTTGCCTGTAGATTTCTGCTTGTCCAGAATAGGGAGCCCTGGAGACACACCTTTAGGTTCTGAAGCTACAGAACGGTCTTTTGAAGGCTCACTTTCATCAGGAGTCTCTTCTTCCTCAGGTTGGGTTCCTATATTCAAGCCCTCACTAGGATCAGATTCAGCTTCTGAGTCACTCTTATCGCCACCTTCAAATCCAGTTGTTGACACAGAAGATCGATTTGCTTTGAGACAAGCAGCCAGGGGAGTTGAGACAGCCACACCACGTTTAGAGCGTCTGTCATATCGATGAGCAAAGAGCCTTTTAGACGAAGAGGTGGAGAGGATACTTGTTGGGAGACTTCAATACTGGGTTTTGCTCCTCCAGAACTACCAAACCGAGATGCAGAAACCTCCTTTGAAGATGAAGACTTAGGACTCGAGTGCACAGATGAGGAGGTCTTTTGAGGGTCATCACCACCCAGACCCGGAGTAGCAGAAGCGATTAGAGAGGTGGTTTGAGATGGTTTCTCATTCAGGTTAAGGActtttttccgagcttgacccCTTGTTTTTCTCGAAGGGTTTGCATTAATAGGAGGGTCGATTGGGGCTTTGACCGAGGGTTTTGCACAAGCAGGACGCCTGGAACTGCCAGCTGATTTGGTTTTAACCATTCCTAAAAACCAAAAAACACAAAGAACCAGAGAAACCACAAGCACACAAGAAGAGAAGGTGAAACTGAGAAGAAGAAACAAGAAAGGAGAGTGATAGATGTGATCGTGGGTTAGTGGTTTAAAAAGAGAACGAGTGGGTAGTTACCTAAAATGAAAAATCAAGAAAAGGAAACTAAATATGTGCAATAAAGGGACATAAATCAGGTAACTGTCAATTAAGaaatttctcctttttttttatttcccaACTCCCACACAATCTGATTGCCCCAATTAGAAACACctaaaaaggaaaacaaaagattATTAACAAAATAACCATAAAAAAAATTTACCAGTCGAAACCTtccttttattatatatattttgcaaaattttattattatcatttttttttattttcgacctctctttttattatttttccttttttgtattttttttaaatgacaacaAAAAAGGAGAAGACATTTGTCACACTGAAAGCAAAAATGCTAGTTTATGAAATAGAATTAAACCAAGACAAACAAATACAATATTTTTAATGAAGCTCTTAAAAtcggtcaaaatatttttttgtatttatatatatatataaaccacaAACATTGTTAATTTTGTCAACCAATTGAATCAACTATTTTGCGTGCTTTTGTTCCTGATGAAAGAATCAAACTCGtaagaaaatacaaatattatattaACAAGCTAATTATCTATTGtactaaaatcataaaagttatgcaggaaaataatttattcagTCACAGATAAATATTTTAAGTAGTTCAATTAGTATGTAACAACGTTTGAGaccatgtttttatttatttgaaaatgtgtcaagcatttgtgtgtgaaagTGAAAGCAGAGAACATTGCCCAAAATTGTCAAAGAGATTTTTTCTGAGAATTGTAACCAATGGAGACGCTATCACACTACCTCAATGGTAGTCCTTTTCAATGGTAGTGTGTCCTCTTCATAACTGCTAATTACATAGTATCAACTTACTCATAGATGGCTTTCACACCACTACAAAAAAcgggacttttgccggcgcaattcccAACGCGCTTTTGCGTCGGCGAAAAGTAAGGGCGTACATATGTCGATAATGTGACTTTTGCTGACGCAAAACGTACTGCGCCAGCAAAAGTATCTTTTAGCGAAGCAAAACTGCGCCGGAAAAAATATGGATGCGTCGAAATTTTTTCCACAGGATTGTGAAAAACACTTTCAGCGGTGCAAGATTGCGCTGGCAAAAGCTGTTGCTTTTTGTGGCGCAATATTGCGCCGGCAAAGGTGGATATCTGTAGCGACACTTTTTTGCGCCGATAATAATAGTATTCTTTAGCGACGCTTTTTTGCGACGGTTAAGGTTGAGATTTTTACCGACATAATATTGcgtcggtaaaagtattttttaaataatttttttataatattactaattttatattcaatatattaatattaatattaattaataattttttattttaatatattaataattatttaatttttagtgctat is a window of Humulus lupulus chromosome 4, drHumLupu1.1, whole genome shotgun sequence DNA encoding:
- the LOC133831269 gene encoding protein PSK SIMULATOR 1-like, whose protein sequence is MVGLRFPWKNSAENPEPVIGILGCEVVGLMSKVANLWHCLGDKEIQRLREQIEDSVGVKMLVSEDDNYLFELALEEIIENFGCLSKSVVRLGRRCKDPLYHRLEQFFKDPFQTYFQWFGLAYRWKKMEKKVKKIEKFVAVTMQLSQEQDVLVELEQTLRRMQKNSQLDRVKLLEYQQKVMWQRQEVKNLRGLCPSVRTYDYIVRLLARSLFTILERLKLVFGVIQMASAEGKNNCEPRSSDCLLRTHSFSTHLHSSVHPSETNVCGFSSGPPVGSFAKQVANVGKNRLSDLLQQDPHQSLTQRIKLQNSKSRRHRGSFSGCMIGGVYSPVVENCRPLVGGSMRLSPTYMKTANNTKSKGPLSSSNNVYLKLAMFNSKSKLLNVRASTLGEAALALHYANVIILIEKLVSSPHLISADTRDDLYNMLPTTVRASLRAKIKLFAKTMGSSVYSPALAAEWNMALLQILEWLAPLAHNMIRWHSERNIEKQHEVAKTNVLLVLTLYHANQAKTEAAITELLIGLNYMSRISAVNERAILWSAGKQPCKINRELASS